In Oenanthe melanoleuca isolate GR-GAL-2019-014 chromosome 10, OMel1.0, whole genome shotgun sequence, a single window of DNA contains:
- the RAB27A gene encoding ras-related protein Rab-27A, with protein sequence MSDGDYDYLIKFLALGDSGVGKTSLLYQYTDGKFNSKFITTVGIDFREKRVVYRPNGPDGVGGRGQRIHLQLWDTAGQERFRSLTTAFFRDAMGFLLLFDLTNEQSFLNVRNWISQLQMHAYCENPDIVLCGNKSDLEDQRMVKEEEAKELAEKYGIPYFETSAANGNNVSKAIETLLDLIMKRMERCVDKSWIPEGVVRSNGHSSTEQLNEEQEKGRCGC encoded by the exons ATGTCTGATGGGGACTACGATTACCTCATAAAATTCCTAGCACTTGGTGATTCTGGAGTAGGAAAGACCAGCCTTCTTTACCAATATACAGATGGCAAGTTTAATTCCAAATTCATCACAACAGTGGGCATTGACTTTCGGGAAAAGAGAGTG GTGTATAGACCCAATGGGCCAGATGGTGTTGGTGGCAGAGGGCAGAGGATCCATCTTCAGctctgggacactgcagggcaggaaag GTTTCGTAGCTTGACTACAGCTTTCTTCAGAGATGCCATGGGGTTTCTTCTACTCTTTGATCTGACAAATGAGCAAAGCTTTCTGAATGTCAGGAACTGGATAA GTCAGCTACAAATGCATGCATATTGTGAAAACCCAGACATTGTGTTATGTGGAAACAAGAGTGACCTGGAGGACCAAAGGATGGTGAAGGAAGAAGAGGCTAAGGAACTTGCAGAAAAATATGG AATACCATACTTTGAAACCAGTGCAGCAAATGGGAATAATGTAAGCAAAGCCATTGAAACTCTGCTTGACCTCATTATGAAGCGCATGGAACGATGTGTGGATAAATCCTGGATCCCTGAAGGGGTGGTGCGCTCCAATGGGCACAGCTCTACAGAACAACTGAACGAGGAGCAAGAAAAAGGCAGATGTGGCTGTTAG